From the genome of Halobacterium sp. R2-5:
GACGCGCAGGCGTCGTACGCCGACATCGCCGCGCGCGCGGACGTCTCGAAGCCGACGGTCCGGAAGTACATCGACAAACTCGAAGACGAGGGCGTCATCGTCGGGTACTCCGCAGACGTCGACCCGAAGAAACTCTCCAGTCAGTCCATCTCGCTCGTTGGTATCGACGTCGCCTCCGAGCGGTACGTGGAGGCGACGCGGGCGCTGAAGGAACTGGACGCAGTCCACGCGCTGTACACCTCTAGCGGCGACCACATGCTGATGGCGGAGGTCCGCGCCGCGGACGGCGACGCGCTCGGCGAGGTCATCAGCGACGACATCCTCGGTATCGACGGCGTCACCGCCGCCCACCCGTCTTTCCTCCAGGAGCGTCTGAAGTAACGCCGCTCGCCGCCGGAGTTTTGCGCCGGCCGCCCCAAGCACTCGTATGGCGACTTTCGAGCGGGAGCTGCGGGTTCGCGCGCCGCTGTCCGAGGCCTGGGCGTTCCACTCCACCGAGGAGGGGTTGCTGGCGCTGACGCCGGCGTGGCTGAATCTCCGCGTCGAGCGCATCGAGCGCCCCGAGGGCGGCGGGGACAGCGACGTGCTGACGGAGGGCACGCGGATTCACGCGTCCGTCCGGCCGTTCGGCGTCGGGCCGCGGCAGGCGTGGGTATCGTACATCACGGAGCGCGAGGAGCGCGAGGACACCGCGTACTTCGTGGACGTGATGGAGGACGGGCCGTTCCCGGAGTGGGAGCACACGCACGCGCTGTACGCGGACGGCGAGCAGACGCTGCTGCGGGACCGCGTGAAGTACCGGACGCCCGCGGGCCGGCTCG
Proteins encoded in this window:
- a CDS encoding SRPBCC family protein, which gives rise to MATFERELRVRAPLSEAWAFHSTEEGLLALTPAWLNLRVERIERPEGGGDSDVLTEGTRIHASVRPFGVGPRQAWVSYITEREEREDTAYFVDVMEDGPFPEWEHTHALYADGEQTLLRDRVKYRTPAGRLGDEAARFGLAPMFWYRHRRTRDILDGP
- the lrpA1 gene encoding HTH-type transcriptional regulator LrpA1 — protein: MSTESTEDRILAALEEDAQASYADIAARADVSKPTVRKYIDKLEDEGVIVGYSADVDPKKLSSQSISLVGIDVASERYVEATRALKELDAVHALYTSSGDHMLMAEVRAADGDALGEVISDDILGIDGVTAAHPSFLQERLK